Proteins found in one Actinokineospora alba genomic segment:
- a CDS encoding HAD family hydrolase produces MTAPSTLVLWDIDLTLVDYSGIGRRWYGEALTTVLGVEISHVPVFPGRTERSITTEILLAHDAEPTEDNIARMYAELVRLATEDDLATAGRALPGATEILAALADRDDVVQSLVTGNLPEVAAHKLIPFGLDGFIDLEIGGYGTLSEDRHELVLAAIGAAGDKHATTFTPDSVIVIGDTPHDIAAALHHDAVGIGVATGRHTAEQLAAAGAHAVLDDLSDTPAVLACLLGCVGSGTRANGGRIPFRA; encoded by the coding sequence GTGACCGCACCCTCCACCCTCGTGCTCTGGGACATCGACCTCACCCTCGTCGACTACAGCGGCATCGGCCGCCGCTGGTACGGCGAGGCGCTGACAACGGTGCTCGGCGTGGAGATCAGCCACGTCCCGGTGTTCCCCGGCCGCACGGAGCGCTCGATCACCACCGAGATCCTCCTGGCGCACGACGCCGAGCCCACCGAGGACAACATCGCCCGGATGTACGCCGAGCTGGTCCGCCTCGCCACCGAGGACGACCTGGCCACCGCGGGCCGCGCCCTGCCCGGCGCCACCGAGATCCTCGCCGCCCTGGCCGACCGCGACGACGTCGTGCAGTCGCTGGTCACCGGCAACCTGCCCGAGGTGGCCGCCCACAAGCTCATCCCGTTCGGCCTCGACGGGTTCATCGACCTCGAGATCGGCGGCTACGGCACGCTGTCCGAAGACCGCCACGAACTCGTCCTCGCCGCCATCGGCGCCGCGGGCGACAAGCACGCCACGACGTTCACCCCCGATTCGGTGATCGTCATCGGCGACACCCCGCACGACATCGCCGCCGCCCTGCACCACGACGCCGTCGGCATCGGCGTGGCCACCGGCAGGCACACCGCCGAGCAACTGGCCGCCGCGGGCGCCCACGCCGTCCTCGACGACCTGTCCGACACCCCCGCCGTGCTGGCTTGCCTGCTCGGATGCGTGGGTTCCGGCACACGGGCCAATGGGGGCCGGATACCGTTCCGGGCATGA